A window from Drosophila kikkawai strain 14028-0561.14 chromosome 2L, DkikHiC1v2, whole genome shotgun sequence encodes these proteins:
- the LOC108077181 gene encoding uncharacterized protein produces MKPLITILLVGMLTSSCYFAHAQDAVDAAVEQEAGDPNDADNIEASKVRIAAQVEAMLEHFQQEDPTGLPGVPIPDPMEVPDVKKSLGMGTLVMKEVKAHGLSKFRIDKLNLDLKELRINGGLQLDEMLCKGNYELASFFSKTKGPFTVLLRNVYAEATAFLAVERDGHLNTDRVKIDITFANMAMDFQNLGFLGSVFQSVVNSAPNLVFDAMKPFMLQEAEKKMRLEIANMIQTSLGDRKLPNSITPLDSAIAMGRKIVRQKGYDPYHLPDMNRTMGVFSVQLAHTWINGVSSFYRVGNITAGMANKTVSVLLQLGTQQITGAGQWEVGLGMMTRVGQVQFTVQQIRATIGLSQSMDTRKRAQVTDLQFDMGNIQVRCDGAGTLDYIMEFLVNVIPNLLRYQIMDAIENPIKQRVQEKFNAIDVEQVIKLMAEKYEKEGSDFTFDPKLLGI; encoded by the exons ATGAAGCCGCTGATAACTATCCTACTCGTGGGAATGCTGACGAGTAGCTGTTACTTTGCCCATGCCCAGGATGCTGTCGATG CCGCCGTCGAGCAGGAAGCGGGCGATCCAAATGACGCAGATAACATCGAAGCCAGCAAGGTTCGCATTGCCGCGCAGGTTGAGGCCATGCTGGAGCATTTCCAGCAAGAAGATCCGACGGGCCTGCCTGGAGTGCCCATTCCCGATCCCATGGAAGTGCCCGATGTCAAGAAGAGCCTGGGAATGGGCACATTGGTGATGAAAGAAGTCAAGGCCCACGGTTTGTCCAAATTTCGCATCGATAAACTGAACTTGGACTTGAAGGAACTGAGG ATCAATGGTGGCCTACAATTGGATGAGATGCTGTGTAAGGGAAACTATGAGCTCGCCTCCTTTTTTTCAAAGACCAAAGGACCCTTCACCGTGCTGCTCCGAAATGTCTATGCGGAAGCAACGGCCTTCTTGGCGGTGGAACGAGACGGTCACTTGAACACGGACCGCGTTAAGATTGACATTACCTTTGCAAACATGGCCATGGACTTCCAGAACCTCGGCTTCCTGGGCTCCGTCTTTCAGAGCGTGGTTAACTCAGCCCCAAATCTGGTGTTCGACGCCATGAAGCCGTTCATGCTTCAGGAGGCGGAGAAGAAAATGCGCCTGGAGATCGCCAATATGATCCAGACCTCGCTGGGTGACCGCAAGCTGCCCAACTCTATCACACCGCTGGACAGCGCCATTGCCATGGGCCGAAAGATAGTGCGACAGAAGGGTTACGATCCGTATCACCTGCCCGATATGAATAGGACGATGGGCGTGTTCAGTGTCCAGTTGGCCCACACCTGGATCAACGGCGTCTCCAGTTTCTACCGCGTTGGTAACATCACAGCCGGCATGGCCAACAAGACGGTGTCGGTGCTTCTGCAGCTAGGCACCCAGCAGATAACTGGTGCCGGCCAGTGGGAGGTGGGTCTGGGCATGATgacacgtgtgggtcaggtCCAATTCACAGTGCAGCAAATCCGGGCCACCATAGGCTTAAGCCAGTCCATGGACACGAGGAAGCGGGCACAGGTCACCGATCTGCAGTTTGATATGGGCAACATCCAGGTGCGTTGCGATGGCGCTGGCACCTTGGACTACATCATGGAGTTCCTGGTGAATGTGATACCCAATCTGTTGCGGTATCAGATTATGGACGCCATCGAGAACCCGATCAAGCAGCGCGTGCAGGAGAAGTTCAATGCCATCGATGTGGAGCAAGTCATCAAGCTGATGGCTGAGAAGTACGAGAAAGAGGGCAGTGACTTTACCTTTGACCCAAAGCTGTTGGGAATCTAA
- the msl-2 gene encoding E3 ubiquitin-protein ligase msl-2 isoform X2: MSAQSVYLKVTRISLRSASNLSKRRVDELNSGIGELRRLLSCVVCCQLLMDPYSPKGKRCQHNVCRLCLRGKKRLFPSCPQCEGCSDFKTYEENRTIALLLLCYKTLCVHLLQSSLFAQLAGLRPQMGARELELLPRIKLPPKSTQEFIREGSNYDDMRDTFLPQPDLPFLKGLPSSLPAETPPTTAATTPEIPYEQHLPEHHQQLSISDIELEAAATAEQGHFSPLPLLPTGSRMGLQAHTAQVIFTSGNTDTTESGFMEQAWTGQVDLSEAISVPSFPSNNTNFTVSYLMPAGASTPFDAQELHIGQVVQIGDSSQTAVLTAVEEPLRDEEEEAVLQGPEENEEGISQLNVLAVPEEPEGLAVLSATEDLEEPEQLALLTVTEGPEELAVLPVKGKPEELTLATVAQESEELTVLSGTKEPKEPVKVKSGKRKLDQIEEDLVDEEHEDKVDEIPKKVVKEAKKAEPEGPVTRKRARSPKIPVQKIEAENKSEPATQLQSAKSAFRRVRGKEDKDKERPPKSKCRCGIAKTANPLTTCRTSRCPCYKNGNSCNGCNCVSCKNPHKVDFMESDDEDGEEAMKSDEEKDSNQQKAMPAPQEEKSADATPETAAPALVPVSNLQQSKHKLVLVLNENGVYQGFNIFQGSKPLDPESFGYVRVPLHNNDGNSSLPQYAYIMPPATPAGPAPSPPPPPPPPPAPEREVLEPPPKKFRTGCRTRRGMANFSALDTVDELVSGGSTSNSAAGDRLSATDNAHSLFEEIMSGSDDL, from the exons ATGTCGGCGCAGTCCGTCTACCTGAAGGTTACGCGAATCTCTCTGCGCTCCGCCTCGAACCTTTCCAAGCGGCGCGTGGACGAGCTGAACTCGGGTATCGGAGAGCTGCGCCGCCTGCTTTCCTGCGTTGTGTGCTGCCAGCTGCTGATGGACCCGTACTCGCCCAAGGGGAAGCGCTGCCAGCACAACGTCTGCCGACTGTGCCTGCGGGGCAAGAAGCGCCTGTTTCCCAGCTGTCCGCAATGCGAGGGGTGCTCCGACTTCAAGACCTACGAGGAGAACCGGACAATAGCCCTGTTGTTGCTCTGCTACAAGACGCTATGCGTCCACCTGCTGCAATCGTCGCTGTTCGCCCAGTTGGCGGGACTGCGTCCCCAAATGGGAGCCagggagctggagctgctgcccCGCATCAAGCTGCCTCCAAAGAGCACCCAGGAGTTCATACGAGAGGGTTCCAACTACGACGACATGCGTGATACCTTTCTGCCGCAGCCGGACCTGCCGTTCCTCAAGGGCCTTCCCTCCTCGTTGCCCGCCGAGACACCGCCCACGACGGCGGCAACCACACCCGAGATACCGTACGAGCAGCACCTGCCCGAGCATCACCAGCAGCTGTCTATCAGCGACATTGAGCTAGAAGCGGCGGCCACAGCCGAGCAGGGTCACTTCTCGCCGCTTCCTCTGCTGCCAACGGGCTCGCGCATGGGCCTTCAGGCGCATACGGCGCAGGTAATCTTCACCAGCGGCAACACAGACACCACAGAGTCCGGGTTCATGGAGCAGGCGTGGACCGGTCAGGTGGATCTCTCCGAGGCCATTTCAGTCCCCAGCTTTCCGAGCAACAACACAAACTTTACCGTCTCCTATCTAATGCCCGCGGGAGCATCCACGCCGTTCGATGCCCAGGAGCTTCACATTGGTCAGGTGGTGCAAATCGGGGATTCTTCACAAACGGCTGTGCTCACAGCCGTTGAGGAGCCTCTAagggatgaggaggaggaggccgtGCTACAAGGCCCCGAGGAAAACGAGGAAGGCATCTCGCAACTTAATGTTTTGGCCGTTCCAGAGGAGCCAGAAGGATTAGCCGTGCTGTCCGCTACAGAGGACCTGGAGGAGCCTGAGCAGTTGGCTCTGTTGACCGTCACTGAGGGGCCCGAGGAGCTAGCTGTGCTGCCGGTCAAAGGGAAGCCCGAAGAGTTGACTTTGGCAACGGTTGCGCAGGAGTCCGAGGAGCTAACTGTGCTGTCTGGTACAAAGGAGCCCAAGGAGCCAGTGAAGGTGAAAAGCGGCAAGAGGAAACTAGACCAAATTGAGGAAGATCTCGTAGACGAGGAGCACGAAGACAAAGTGGACGAGATCCCAAAAAAGGTGGTCAAGGAGGCCAAGAAGGCGGAGCCAGAAGGCCCAGTTACACGCAAAAGAGCGCGTAGTCCCAAAATCCCAGTCCAGAAAATCGAAGCAGAGAATAAATCGGAGCCGGCCACACAGCTGCAGTCGGCAAAGAGTGCCTTCCGTCGGGTTCGCGGCAAGGAGGATAAGGATAAGGAGAGGCCACCAAAGTCCAAGTGCCGTTGCGGTATCGCCAAAACGGCCAATCCTCTTACCACCTGCCGCACCTCGCGCTGTCCCTGCTACAAGAACGGCAATAGTTGTAACGGCTGTAATTGCGTTAGCTGCAAAAATCCCCACAAGGTGGACTTCATGGAGAGTGACGACGAGGATGGGGAGGAAGCCATGAAGAGCGATGAGGAAAAGGATAGCAACCAGCAGAAGGCAATGCCTGCTCCACAAGAGGAGAAAAGTGCCGATGCAACTCCGGAAACGGCTGCTCCAGCCCTGGTGCCGGTCAGCAATCTACAGCAGTCAAAGCATAAGTTAGTGCTGGTCCTGAATGAGAACGGTGTGTACCAGG GCTTTAATATCTTTCAGGGAAGCAAGCCCCTTGACCCGGAATCTTTTGGCTACGTACGCGTCCCGCTGCATAATAATGATGGCAACAGCTCCCTTCCTCAATATGCCTACATTATGCCGCCGGCAACACCTGCTGGTCCAGCACcatcgccaccgccaccgccaccacctcctccagcACCGGAAAGAGAAGTGCTTGAGCCACCGCCAAAGAAGTTCAGGACTGGCTGTAGGACAAGGCGTGGAATGGCCAACTTCTCGGCCCTCGACACAGTGGACGAGCTTGTCAGTGGCGGATCAACGAGCAATTCTGCCGCTGGCGACAGATTGTCGGCCACTGACAATGCCCACTCGCTGTTCGAGGAGATCATGTCGGGCTCGGATGATTTGTAA
- the Sec5 gene encoding exocyst complex component 2: MAPQPVVTGLSPKEGPPGTRVIIRGEFLGTRVQDLIGLKICGSDCLLSAEWKSPNKIIARTGPAKGKGDIIVTTLSGGVGTSTVQFRAYHETIGPLKESAVWIEESPSQNFAWGRRTLAQSGLTQEDPLGLSIEGNEQKIPEDLRDLFPDACGDLSQEHFSPSWFLLENHLATSFEDLKAGLAYLKRKVESQKEGQLSFLKSNAGSVIDQLDTLMNIRDKLQEDVKLHGNEQLNILEASIENSISESQKIFTDVLVRKEKADSTRSVLFALSRHKFLFCLPNSVDRRAKSGDYDIVVNDYSRAKNLFGKTEIPIFRKVLEEVDHRILSIRKQLHEKVVKMPQSVEQQKKLIKALTSLELQQSGTPIGDKLRNIDPAWDAIEARAKYLESTFRQTFEQHASKDSPGAQEKSKSRDPSQTPSRVNFCEELCDIAASQLPDLWRLGQLYFTGELRGPHDPKPGDFKRMVLTAIEKFCVYLRLAILIAADQRALRQTSGLSWPIGSASATHQFLPWIPQCLRYTRIAYASLISLDLPSEALDIIQKLIDEVRLFCFSIIFKRATDRCKKLGTHETWELGVEEYPGATLLPAALEALLIETLDEVQTVCMQPEAREGNLLEPQSDGQREVTQRLQEFLSAFSGVIEELAFHSHDEETPTHNVSQLLGFPNAQQPDSVAGSGGGVGLGSGTAAVTWEQRMLCCLANYAYCNKSFFQHLGEIFVRYGYPLPTLAIETARYTVNQLFTNLLEEYVEHKGDPLVGTIEPSMYLGRFQWDHEMEIGQLRPYAHECCDNLVGVYSEIYSISPALLRPILESIVQTISEELARLMSCVQRFSFTGAIQAHVDIRLLRDALEGYVNETAKNYFMEALEAINPPLNGEQKRKADEILERVKRNMRLQLLCFGVKEP, translated from the exons ATGGCCCCACAGCCGGTGGTAACGGGACTGTCCCCCAAGGAGGGTCCACCTGGCACCCGTGTCATCATACGCGGCGAGTTCCTGGGCACCCGAGTGCAGGATTTAATTG GCCTGAAGATCTGCGGCTCCGACTGCCTGCTGTCCGCGGAGTGGAAGTCACCCAACAAGATCATAGCACGCACGGGTCCAGCGAAGGGCAAGGGCGACATCATAGTGACCACTTTGAGTGGCGGTGTGGGCACTTCCACAGTGCAGTTCCGCGCCTATCATGAGACCATCGGTCCGCTGAAGGAGTCGGCTGTGTGGATCGAGGAGTCGCCATCGCAAAACTTTGCCTGGGGGCGGCGCACCTTGGCCCAATCGGGTCTGACCCAGGAGGATCCACTGGGCCTGTCCATTGAGGGCAATGAGCAAAAGATACCAGAGGACTTGCGGGATCTGTTCCCCGACGCCTGCGGCGATCTGTCGCAGGAGCATTTTTCACCGTCCTGGTTCCTGCTAGAGAATCATCTGGCCACCTCGTTCGAGGACCTCAAGGCGGGTCTGGCCTATCTAAAGCGCAAGGTGGAAAGCCAGAAGGAGGGACAGCTGTCGTTTCTGAAGTCTAATGCGGGATCCGTCATTGATCAGCTGGACACGCTGATGAACATCAGGGACAAGCTGCAGGAGGACGTCAAGCTGCACGGGAACGAGCAACTGAACATTCTAGAGGCGTCCATAGAGA ACTCCATCAGCGAGTCCCAAAAGATTTTTACGGATGTGCTGGTGCGCAAGGAGAAGGCCGACTCCACACGCtctgttttgtttgctttgtcgCGTCACAAGTTCCTCTTCTGCCTGCCCAACTCTGTGGATAGGCGGGCCAAGTCAGGCGACTATGACATTGTGGTCAACGACTATTCCCGCGCCAAGAATCTCTTTGGCAAGACGGAAATACCCATATTCCGCAAGGTGCTCGAGGAGGTGGACCACCGCATACTCTCCATACGCAAGCAGCTGCACGAGAAGGTGGTAAAGATGCCTCAGAGCGTGGAGCAGCAGAAGAAGTTGATCAAGGCTTTGACCAGCCTGGAGCTGCAGCAGAGTGGCACGCCCATTGGCGATAAGCTGCGGAACATTGATCCTGCGTGGGATGCCATCGAGGCCAGGGCCAAGTATCTGGAGTCCACCTTCCGCCAGACATTCGAGCAGCATGCCAGCAAGGATTCACCGGGTGCCCAGGAGAAGTCCAAGAGCAGGGATCCCAGCCAGACGCCCAGTCGGGTGAACTTCtgcgaggagctgtgcgacatTGCCGCCTCCCAGCTGCCGGACTTGTGGCGCCTGGGTCAGCTGTACTTCACTGGAGAGCTGCGCGGTCCCCATGATCCCAAGCCCGGCGACTTTAAGCGCATGGTGCTGACTGCCATTGAGAAGTTTTGTGTCTACTTGCGGCTGGCCATCCTTATTGCTGCGGATCAGCGGGCCCTGCGCCAGACCAGCGGGCTCTCCTGGCCCATTGGCTCTGCCTCGGCCACGCATCAGTTCTTGCCCTGGATTCCGCAGTGTCTGCGCTACACAAGGATCGCCTATGCCTCGCTCATCAGCCTGGACCTGCCCTCGGAGGCACTGGACATCATACAGAAGCTTATCGATGAGGTGCGTCTATTTTGCTTCTCAATCATCTTCAAGCGGGCCACGGATCGCTGCAAGAAGCTGGGCACACATGAGACCTGGGAGCTCGGAGTGGAGGAATATCCAGGCGCCACTCTCTTACCGGCCGCCCTCGAAGCTCTCCTCATCgaaacactggatgaagtgcaGACAGTGTGCATGCAGCCGGAGGCAAGGGAGGGCAATCTTCTGGAGCCGCAGTCGGATGGCCAGCGGGAGGTGACCCAACGGCTGCAGGAGTTCCTTTCCGCCTTCAGCGGTGTCATCGAAGAGCTGGCCTTTCACTCCCACGACGAGGAGACACCCACGCACAATGTGTCACAGTTGCTGGGATTCCCGAATGCCCAGCAGCCAGATTCGGTGGCTGGAagtggaggaggagtaggattAGGTAGTGGCACAGCAGCTGTCACCTGGGAGCAGCGCATGCTCTGCTGCCTGGCCAACTATGCGTACTGCAACAAGAGCTTCTTCCAGCATCTTGGTGAGATATTTGTGCGCTACGGCTACCCACTGCCCACGCTGGCCATCGAAACGGCCAGGTACACGGTGAACCAGCTCTTTACCAATCTACTGGAGGAGTACGTGGAGCACAAGGGCGACCCGCTGGTGGGCACCATCGAACCCTCCATGTACCTGGGTCGCTTCCAATGGGATCACGAGATGGAGATTGGTCAGCTGCGGCCGTATGCCCACGAGTGCTGCGATAATCTGGTCGGCGTCTACTCGGAGATCTACAGCATATCGCCGGCTTTATTGCGACCGATCCTCGAGTCAATTGTGCAGACCATATCCGAGGAGCTGGCCCGCCTGATGAGCTGTGTCCAGCGGTTCAGTTTTACGGGCGCAATTCAGGCGCATGTGGACATACGCCTGCTGAGGGATGCCCTGGAGGGATATGTCAATGAAACGGCCAA AAACTATTTCATGGAGGCACTGGAGGCCATCAATCCCCCCCTGAATGGCGAGCAGAAGCGCAAGGCGGACGAGATCCTGGAGCGGGTTAAGCGGAATATGCGGCTGCAGTTGCTCTGTTTTGGGGTCAAGGAACCATAA
- the msl-2 gene encoding E3 ubiquitin-protein ligase msl-2 isoform X1, protein MSAQSVYLKVTRISLRSASNLSKRRVDELNSGIGELRRLLSCVVCCQLLMDPYSPKGKRCQHNVCRLCLRGKKRLFPSCPQCEGCSDFKTYEENRTIALLLLCYKTLCVHLLQSSLFAQLAGLRPQMGARELELLPRIKLPPKSTQEFIREGSNYDDMRDTFLPQPDLPFLKGLPSSLPAETPPTTAATTPEIPYEQHLPEHHQQLSISDIELEAAATAEQGHFSPLPLLPTGSRMGLQAHTAQVIFTSGNTDTTESGFMEQAWTGQVDLSEAISVPSFPSNNTNFTVSYLMPAGASTPFDAQELHIGQVVQIGDSSQTAVLTAVEEPLRDEEEEAVLQGPEENEEGISQLNVLAVPEEPEGLAVLSATEDLEEPEQLALLTVTEGPEELAVLPVKGKPEELTLATVAQESEELTVLSGTKEPKEPVKVKSGKRKLDQIEEDLVDEEHEDKVDEIPKKVVKEAKKAEPEGPVTRKRARSPKIPVQKIEAENKSEPATQLQSAKSAFRRVRGKEDKDKERPPKSKCRCGIAKTANPLTTCRTSRCPCYKNGNSCNGCNCVSCKNPHKVDFMESDDEDGEEAMKSDEEKDSNQQKAMPAPQEEKSADATPETAAPALVPVSNLQQSKHKLVLVLNENGVYQGFNIFQGSKPLDPESFGYVRVPLHNNDGNSSLPQYAYIMPPATPAGPAPSPPPPPPPPPAPEREVLEPPPKKFRTGCRTRRGMANFSALDTVDELVSGGSTSNSAAGDRLSATDNAHSLFEEIMSGSDDLGILHEDFPDFL, encoded by the exons ATGTCGGCGCAGTCCGTCTACCTGAAGGTTACGCGAATCTCTCTGCGCTCCGCCTCGAACCTTTCCAAGCGGCGCGTGGACGAGCTGAACTCGGGTATCGGAGAGCTGCGCCGCCTGCTTTCCTGCGTTGTGTGCTGCCAGCTGCTGATGGACCCGTACTCGCCCAAGGGGAAGCGCTGCCAGCACAACGTCTGCCGACTGTGCCTGCGGGGCAAGAAGCGCCTGTTTCCCAGCTGTCCGCAATGCGAGGGGTGCTCCGACTTCAAGACCTACGAGGAGAACCGGACAATAGCCCTGTTGTTGCTCTGCTACAAGACGCTATGCGTCCACCTGCTGCAATCGTCGCTGTTCGCCCAGTTGGCGGGACTGCGTCCCCAAATGGGAGCCagggagctggagctgctgcccCGCATCAAGCTGCCTCCAAAGAGCACCCAGGAGTTCATACGAGAGGGTTCCAACTACGACGACATGCGTGATACCTTTCTGCCGCAGCCGGACCTGCCGTTCCTCAAGGGCCTTCCCTCCTCGTTGCCCGCCGAGACACCGCCCACGACGGCGGCAACCACACCCGAGATACCGTACGAGCAGCACCTGCCCGAGCATCACCAGCAGCTGTCTATCAGCGACATTGAGCTAGAAGCGGCGGCCACAGCCGAGCAGGGTCACTTCTCGCCGCTTCCTCTGCTGCCAACGGGCTCGCGCATGGGCCTTCAGGCGCATACGGCGCAGGTAATCTTCACCAGCGGCAACACAGACACCACAGAGTCCGGGTTCATGGAGCAGGCGTGGACCGGTCAGGTGGATCTCTCCGAGGCCATTTCAGTCCCCAGCTTTCCGAGCAACAACACAAACTTTACCGTCTCCTATCTAATGCCCGCGGGAGCATCCACGCCGTTCGATGCCCAGGAGCTTCACATTGGTCAGGTGGTGCAAATCGGGGATTCTTCACAAACGGCTGTGCTCACAGCCGTTGAGGAGCCTCTAagggatgaggaggaggaggccgtGCTACAAGGCCCCGAGGAAAACGAGGAAGGCATCTCGCAACTTAATGTTTTGGCCGTTCCAGAGGAGCCAGAAGGATTAGCCGTGCTGTCCGCTACAGAGGACCTGGAGGAGCCTGAGCAGTTGGCTCTGTTGACCGTCACTGAGGGGCCCGAGGAGCTAGCTGTGCTGCCGGTCAAAGGGAAGCCCGAAGAGTTGACTTTGGCAACGGTTGCGCAGGAGTCCGAGGAGCTAACTGTGCTGTCTGGTACAAAGGAGCCCAAGGAGCCAGTGAAGGTGAAAAGCGGCAAGAGGAAACTAGACCAAATTGAGGAAGATCTCGTAGACGAGGAGCACGAAGACAAAGTGGACGAGATCCCAAAAAAGGTGGTCAAGGAGGCCAAGAAGGCGGAGCCAGAAGGCCCAGTTACACGCAAAAGAGCGCGTAGTCCCAAAATCCCAGTCCAGAAAATCGAAGCAGAGAATAAATCGGAGCCGGCCACACAGCTGCAGTCGGCAAAGAGTGCCTTCCGTCGGGTTCGCGGCAAGGAGGATAAGGATAAGGAGAGGCCACCAAAGTCCAAGTGCCGTTGCGGTATCGCCAAAACGGCCAATCCTCTTACCACCTGCCGCACCTCGCGCTGTCCCTGCTACAAGAACGGCAATAGTTGTAACGGCTGTAATTGCGTTAGCTGCAAAAATCCCCACAAGGTGGACTTCATGGAGAGTGACGACGAGGATGGGGAGGAAGCCATGAAGAGCGATGAGGAAAAGGATAGCAACCAGCAGAAGGCAATGCCTGCTCCACAAGAGGAGAAAAGTGCCGATGCAACTCCGGAAACGGCTGCTCCAGCCCTGGTGCCGGTCAGCAATCTACAGCAGTCAAAGCATAAGTTAGTGCTGGTCCTGAATGAGAACGGTGTGTACCAGG GCTTTAATATCTTTCAGGGAAGCAAGCCCCTTGACCCGGAATCTTTTGGCTACGTACGCGTCCCGCTGCATAATAATGATGGCAACAGCTCCCTTCCTCAATATGCCTACATTATGCCGCCGGCAACACCTGCTGGTCCAGCACcatcgccaccgccaccgccaccacctcctccagcACCGGAAAGAGAAGTGCTTGAGCCACCGCCAAAGAAGTTCAGGACTGGCTGTAGGACAAGGCGTGGAATGGCCAACTTCTCGGCCCTCGACACAGTGGACGAGCTTGTCAGTGGCGGATCAACGAGCAATTCTGCCGCTGGCGACAGATTGTCGGCCACTGACAATGCCCACTCGCTGTTCGAGGAGATCATGTCGGGCTCGGATGATTT GGGCATTCTACATGAGGATTTCCCAGACTTTTTGTAA